One window of the Oncorhynchus clarkii lewisi isolate Uvic-CL-2024 unplaced genomic scaffold, UVic_Ocla_1.0 unplaced_contig_9327_pilon_pilon, whole genome shotgun sequence genome contains the following:
- the LOC139394171 gene encoding zinc finger protein ZFP2-like, which produces MSEPKSTESPGSGCGVPAQRSSQQGPEMVSVKLEDCSQTLELNVIVKEEPEVLEEEMAVKEEEAEEERAIREEEEERAIREEEEERAVKEEEEERAVKEEEEERAVKEEEEERAVKEEEEERAVKEEEEAEDRAVTEERTVKEEEEERAVKEEEEEAEDRAVTEERTVKEEEERAVKEEEDEEERAVKEEEEEDSREVSDPDLEEEVDSITDPGEISNTGSDGEPSSTASGNHKQHRRRNSRQKHHHCMDCFTSFYDPEELRRHTCRPRPCSDCRVSFICPIHLLPCKKTLKRKKTYPCGQCGKRFQTPSSLKTHQLTHTGKKSYHCSQCRKTFSCSFNLKRHQRIHTGEKPFHCFECGKSFRMEGQLNEHKRIHTGEKPYHCFQCGKSFGRAGALKAHQLIHTGEKPYHCSQCGKSFSQAGHLKTHHRIHSGEKPYHCSVCEMSFPLLQTLNRHQLTHTRTMPYHCSQCGKSFSQIGSLRAHQLTHTVEKPYHCLQCGKSFSHSSNVTAHQLTHTGEKNYHCTQCGKSFSLARYLKKHSQTHTGEKPYHCPQCGKSFRQSSHLRAHKLTHTGEKPCTASLSVGRSSGRQQT; this is translated from the exons ATGTCTGAACCCAAGTCCACAGAGTCCCCGGGTTCTGGCTGTGGTGTTCCAGCCCAGAGAAGCTCACAGCAGGGTCCAGAGATGGTCTCAGTGAAGCTGGaggactgcagtcaaacactggaacTCAATGTGATTGTCAAAGAAGAGCCAGAAGTCCTAGAGGAAGAGATGGCTGTCAaagaggaggaggcggaggaggagagagcaatcagagaggaagaggaggagagagcaatcagagaggaagaggaggagagagcagtcaaagaggaagaggaggagagagcagtcaaagaggaagaggaggagagagcagtcaaagaggaagaggaggagagagcagtcaaagaggaagaggaggagagagcagtcaaagaggaggaggaggcagaggacagagcagtcacagaggagaggacagtcaaagaggaagaggaggagagagcagtcaaagaggaggaggaggaggcagaggacagagcagtcacagaggagaggacagtcaaagaggaagaggagagagctgtcaaagaggaggaggatgaggaggagagagcagtcaaagaggaggaggaggaggatagcaGAGAAGTGTCTGATCCAGATCTGGAGGAAGAAGTAGATAGTATCACTGACCCAG GAGAGATCTCCAACACAGGTTCAGACGGTGAGCCCAGTTCCACAGCATCAGGAAACCATAAACAACACAGACGGAGGAACTCAAGACAGAAACATCACCACTGCATGGACTGCTTCACTAGTTTCTATGATCCAGAGGAGTTGAGAAGGCACACTTGTAGGCCCCGACCCTGCTCAGATTGCAGAGTCAGTTTTATTTGTCCAATTCACCTCCTACCATGCAAAAAGACCCTCAAAAGAAAGAAAACGTACCcgtgtggtcaatgtgggaagagatttcaGACACCAAGCAGCTTGAAGACGCACCAGCTTACTCACACAGGAAAGAAGtcgtaccactgctcccagtgtaggAAGACTTTCAGTTGTTCGTTCAATTTGAAGAGGCATcagagaatacatacaggagagaagcctttccactgcttCGAATGTGGGAAGAGCTTCCGTATGGAAGGACAGCTAAATGAacacaagagaatacacacaggagagaagccgtacCACTGctttcagtgtgggaagagctttggtCGGGCAGGAGCTCTAAAGGCACACCAGctaattcacacaggagagaagccgtaccactgctctcagtgtgggaagagcttcagtcAGGCAGGACACCTGAAGACACACCATCGAATTCACTCGGGAGAGAAGCCATACCACTGCTCTGTTTGTGAGATGAGTTTTCCTCTTTTACAGACCTTAAATAGACACCAGCTTACTCACACAAGAACGATGCCttatcactgctcccagtgtgggaagagcttcagtcAAATAGGAAGCCTGAGGGCACACCAGTTAACTCACACAgtagagaagccttaccactgccttcaatgtggaaagagtttcagtCATTCATCAAATGTGACAGCCCACCAGttaactcacacaggagagaagaatTACCACTGcactcagtgtgggaagagcttcagtcTGGCAAGATATCTGAAGAAACATAGTCAAACgcacacgggagagaagccttaccactgccctcagtgtgggaagagtttccgTCAGTCATCACATCTGAGGGCACACAAGttaactcacacaggagagaagccctgTACCGCTTCTCTCAGTGTGGGAAGATCTTCAGGCAGACAGCAGACTTAA